One window from the genome of Leptospira hartskeerlii encodes:
- a CDS encoding energy transducer TonB — translation MNQVASPPSSKKRSGLRRFVDRYRMETFLGTSAVLQIAALLFWYTPPNTYDHLDKLIDEVAFVENLVIQDPNVGEAPDDGEFEVTDTLKKKEDSRIAGAQDAIVSGATAPVDLSPNLQPEYTKDAQSAGVGGTLTLEVIIADSGEVLRVRNIGKTLGYGLEESAIQAFYKKRYSPSMLEGKAITVKVYVPVRFSLY, via the coding sequence ATGAACCAAGTTGCTTCTCCTCCTTCTTCCAAAAAACGTTCCGGTCTTCGCAGGTTTGTGGATCGTTACAGAATGGAGACCTTCTTAGGTACTTCCGCTGTTTTACAGATCGCAGCTCTTCTTTTCTGGTACACTCCTCCAAACACTTACGATCATCTGGACAAGCTGATCGACGAAGTTGCTTTCGTGGAAAATCTTGTGATCCAAGATCCAAACGTGGGAGAGGCTCCTGACGACGGAGAATTCGAGGTCACTGATACTCTTAAGAAAAAAGAGGATTCCAGGATCGCAGGTGCTCAAGACGCAATCGTCTCCGGTGCTACTGCTCCAGTGGATCTTTCTCCCAACCTTCAACCTGAATATACCAAAGACGCTCAGTCTGCGGGTGTGGGTGGAACTCTTACTTTAGAAGTGATCATTGCCGACTCAGGAGAAGTTTTAAGAGTACGTAATATTGGTAAAACCTTAGGATACGGATTAGAAGAATCCGCGATCCAAGCATTTTACAAAAAACGTTACTCTCCTTCTATGTTAGAAGGAAAAGCGATCACCGTAAAAGTTTACGTTCCAGTTCGTTTCTCTCTCTATTGA